A region from the Brassica napus cultivar Da-Ae chromosome C8, Da-Ae, whole genome shotgun sequence genome encodes:
- the LOC106400595 gene encoding pre-mRNA-splicing factor 18-like — protein sequence MDLLRQEILKKRQSLSEESGGKKFYKRSEIEQKKLQKLREEERREHELKAQRRAAADNGGKSSISSSATAMADSKPSASDAADSKSLTDEKNIETLTLPRQEVVRRLRILKQPVTLFGEDGQARLDRLKYVLKEGLFEVDSDVTDGQTNDFLRDISELKKRQKNGIMGDRKRKGRDERGREEGDRGETRDGELSSGGESSDVDADKDLKRLKSNFEDLCDEDKILVFYKKLLIEWKQELDAVENTERRTAKGKKNVATFKQCARYLTPLFNLCRNKGLPSDIRQALMVMVNHCIKRDYLAAMDHYIKLAIGNAPWPIGVTMVGIHERSAREKIHTNSVAHIMNDETTRKYLQSVKRLMTFCQRRYPTMPSKAVEFNSLANGSDLQSLLAEERHFGGARAQVSEERLRLMPSQNDS from the exons ATGGATCTGCTGAGGCAAGAGATTCTGAAGAAAAGGCAGAGTCTTTCCGAGGAATCCGGTGGAAAGAAGTTCTACAAGCGATCCGAGATCGAGCAGAAGAAACTCCAGAAGCTTCGCGAAGAAGAGCGACGCGAGCATGAGCTCAAGGCCCAGCGTAGAGCCGCAGCTGATAACGGTGGAAAATCATCTATTTCTTCATCTGCTACAGCTATGGCTGATTCCAAACCCTCCGCATCGGACGCCGCTGATTCCAAATCCCTAACCGACGAGAAGAACATCGAAACCCTAACTCTCCCAAGGCAGGAAGTGGTTCGCCGATTGAGAATCCTCAAGCAGCCGGTGACTCTCTTCGGGGAGGACGGTCAGGCGCGCCTCGATCGACTCAAGTACGTGTTGAAGGAAGGGCTGTTCGAGGTCGACAGCGACGTGACCGACGGGCAGACGAACGATTTCTTGCGTGACATATCTGAGCTGAAGAAGCGGCAGAAGAATGGTATCATGGGGGATAGGAAGAGGAAAGGTAGAgatgagagagggagagaggaaGGCGACAGAGGGGAGACTAGGGATGGTGAGCTTAGTAGTGGTGGTGAGTCTAGTGATGTTGATGCTGATAAGGATTTGAAGCGTTTGAAGTCTAACTTCGAGGATCTTTGTGATGAGGATAAGATTCTTGTGTTCTACAAGAAGCTGTTGATTGAATGGAAACAGGAGCTTGATGCTGTGGAGAACACTGAGAGGAGAACTGCTAAAGGAAAGAAGAATGTAGCCACTTTTAAGCAGTGTGCTAGGTATCTTACTCCTCTCTTCAACTTATGCAGGAACAAG GGTTTGCCATCTGATATTCGTCAAGCTTTAATGGTGATGGTTAACCACTGCATAAAGCGAGACTACCTCGCTGCAATGGATCACTACATCAAACTAGCCATAGGAAATGCACCATGGCCCATCGGTGTGACTATGGTTGGTATCCACGAACGTTCCGCGCGAGAGAAGATTCACACCAACAGTGTTGCTCACATCATGAACGACGAGACCACTCGCAAGTATCTCCAGTCAGTTAAAAGATTGATGACATTCTGCCAAAGACGTTACCCAACTATGCCTTCTAAAGCCGTTGAGTTCAACAGCTTAGCCAACGGAAGTGATTTACAGTCGTTGCTCGCTGAGGAGAGGCATTTTGGTGGTGCTCGCGCACAAGTCTCGGAAGAGAGACTCCGCCTCATGCCTTCTCAGAACGACAGCTAG